A stretch of Dysidea avara chromosome 5, odDysAvar1.4, whole genome shotgun sequence DNA encodes these proteins:
- the LOC136256545 gene encoding extracellular serine proteinase-like → MAHYWCLILALVIGCVTFQDVCGVARVKQSADENLRDPGTYIVQFADSVTDVQLQQFAKQLNRRSNVRGKIEVKIISEYPIIKCLTARLSESALKWVTHHKLVLEVKENEYIILVSEIDSLTSAKPGWHLDRVDQPSLPLDKKYIASQYTGKSVDVYVLDTGIHYNHSAFDYRAHYPGCDPIDKLRNETREGEDCNGHGTHVAGLVGGNGTGLATGVTLFSVRVANCGGRASEASLLDGLMCVHEHRKSRNGTRAIINLSLAGSKIMDTVSKFVKKLIAEDVIVTAAAGNENRRDFRKLNYDSCKVFPAGYNGVINVAATDMDDNALMGKFDGRVLSTNMGSCVDVFAPGYRILSSDICIPNIPCYNSTGDECNTCQRFRTGTSQSTPLVTGTVALLLEKCPNITNTEIRNMLRTYLSKGRVRFCKAYKYLSEYPELLAVNDVVGNTLNRLLFIGNLTSIDCGEFHGQLLFTSINY, encoded by the exons ATGGCACATTATTGGTGCCTAATTCTTGCACTAGTCATTGGTTGTGTCACATTCCAAGATGTTTGCGGTGTGGCAAGAGTTAAGCAATCTGCTGATGAAAATTTACGTGACCCAGGAACTTACATAGTCCAGTTTGCAGACAGTGTAACTGATGTACAGCTACAGCAGTTTGCTAAACAGCTGAACAGGAGGTCCAATGTAAGGGGAAAAATTGAAGTAAAGATAATTTCAGAATATCCTATCATCAAATGCTTAACAGCAAGGCTGTCAGAAAGTGCTTTAAAATGG GTCACACATCACAAATTAGTTCTTGAAGTAAAGGAAAATGAATACATTATTTTGGTATCTGAAATTGATTCTCTTACATCTGCCAAGCCAGGATGGCACTTGGATAGAGTAGACCAACCATCACTGCCACTGGATAAGAAATATATTGCTAGCCAGTACACTGGGAAGTCGGTAGATGTATATGTACTGGACACTGGTATTCACTATAATCACAGTGCATTCGATTATAGAGCTCACTATCCAGGTTGTGATCCAATCGACAAATTAAGAAATGAAACACGTGAGGGGGAAGACTGCAATGGACATGGAACTCATGTAGCTGGTCTTGTTGGTGGAAATGGTACTGGATTAGCGACTGGTGTGACTTTATTTTCTGTTAGGGTAGCAAACTGTGGAGGTCGTGCTTCTGAAGCATCTCTTCTTGATGGACTAATGTGTGTACATGAGCACAGAAAAAGCAGAAATGGAACCAGAGCCATTATTAATCTGTCCCTTGCTGGAAGTAAAATAATGGATACTGTTAGTAAATTTGTCAAGAAATTAATAGCAGAAGATGTAATAGTCACTGCTGCTGCTGGGAATGAAAACCGTAGGGACTTTAGAAAACTGAATTATGACTCCTGTAAAGTTTTTCCAGCTGGTTACAATGGTGTTATCAATGTAGCTGCTACTGACATGGATGATAATGCATTGATGGGTAAATTTGATGGCAGAGTTTTATCCACCAACATGGGATCATGTGTAGATGTGTTTGCTCCAGGCTATAGAATCCTTAGCAGTGACATATGTATCCCTAACATCCCCTGCTACAACTCTACAGGAGATGAATGCAATACATGTCAAAGATTCCGAACTGGAACTTCTCAAAGTACTCCTTTAGTCACTGGAACTGTTGCCCTACTACTGGAGAAGTGCCCAAATATAACCAATACAGAAATTAGAAACATGTTAAGAACATACCTATCCAAGGGAAGAGTCCGATTCTGTAAGGCATACAAATACTTGAGTGAATACCCTGAGCTGTTAGCTGTCAATGATGTTGTTGGCAATACACTTAATCGTTTACTGTTCATaggaaatttaacttctattgaTTGTGGAGAGTTTCATGGCCAACTTTTATTTACTTCAATCAATTAttga
- the LOC136256015 gene encoding serpin B6-like, which produces MWHQNAITQLLLLATSLAAVLLTSRVAANSKAVTAATISNELGWKIFSCAAGSSDQHNLFYSPVSISTLLALMCYGAAGDTLREINNLLLPARASTSRHRCELGPYFMSLLAVLDKYNTMNATIEVANSAWHIDELHAMFKLRGNKYFNLEEIPMDPSKPTELAAQINNWVEENSHGKLTDFFDARDVKRNDGVYLFNVLYFVGVWAEKFSTGVLMKKFITCASCMNSSPSIVTESEVEYMKLLSAVPHCNLMGSDMLQAIQLPYADNNITMTIILPKLCAMNQVVDQLTNSDLFQRINRCFDGQRQRPALPEVTIVLPKFKLSEDLPVQHILSNLGLQSAFSPSEALFPKILKSTKSLHLSKMTHKAVLEVDENGSEAAAVTGGHLTIISFNDFQAIRPFIVLINEYTTGALLFMGRVCSVHRDSEPIVIKSGPHCNYDNIPMSGSGSGQ; this is translated from the exons ATGTGGCACCAGAACGCGATCACCCAGCTGTTATTGCTCGCCACTTCACTCGCGGCAGTGTTGCTCACTTCGCGGGTAGCTGCAAACAGCAAAGCTGTCACCGCTGCAACTATTAGCAACGAGCTGGGGTGGAAGATCTTCTCGTGTGCGGCGGGCTCTTCAGACCAGCACAATCTTTTCTACTCTCCCGTGAGCATTTCCACCCTACTCGCCTTGATGTGCTATGGAGCTGCAGGAGATACGTTGCGAGAGATAAACAATTTGCTGTTACCTGCAAGAGCCTCCACTAGCAGGCATCGTTGCGAGTTAGGGCCTTACTTCATGTCGTTGCTAGCCGTTTTGGACAAGTACAACACGATGAATGCCACCATCGAAGTTGCCAACAGTGCATGGCACATTGATGAGCTACATGCGATGTTCAAGTTGAGAGGGAACAAATACTTCAATTTGGAGGAGATTCCTATGGACCCCAGTAAACCTACTGAGCTGGCAGCTCAGATAAACAATTGGGTGGAAGAGAACAGCCATGGAAAGCTGACTGATTTCTTTGATGCTCGTGATGTCAAACGTAATGATGGGGTCTACCTCTTTAATGTACTGTACTTTGTAGGTGTGTGGGCGgaaaaattctctacaggtgttttgatGAAAAAATTTATAACTTGTGCTTCTTGTATGAACAGTAGTCCGAGCATCGTTACTGAGAGTGAAGTGGAGTATATGAAACTGCTGAGTGCAGTTCCACACTGCAATCTGATGGGCTCAGACATGTTACAAGCCATACAATTACCCTATGCTGATAATAACATTACGATGACCATCATATTACCAAAGCTATGTGCTATGAACCAAGTTGTTGATCAGCTAACCAACTCTGATCTCTTCCAGCGTATTAACAGGTGTTTTGATGGTCAACGTCAGCGACCTGCTCTACCAGAAGTTACCATTGTCTTACCAAAATTCAAATTGTCTGAGGATTTGCCTGTGCAGCACATATTGAGTAATTTAGGACTTCAATCTGCCTTTTCACCAAGTGAGGCTTTATTCCCTAAGATACTAAAGAGCACAAAATCACTGCATCTGTCAAAAATGACTCATAAAGCTGTACTAGAAGTTGATGAAAATG GTAGTGAGGCTGCTGCAGTTACTGGTGGTCATTTAACTATTATTTCATTTAACGACTTTCAAGCAATACGTCCATTCATTGTTCTAATTAATGAGTACACTACTGGAGCTCTATTGTTTATGGGACGAGTGTGTTCAGTCCACAGGGATAGTGAGCCAATTGTTATCAAGTCTGGACCGCATTGTAACTATGACAACATACCGATGTCTGGGTCGGGAAGTGGAcaataa